AAATACGCGGTCGGCACCGGCTACTTCAAATTCCGTTAGCGAGCCACCTTTGGCGACTAAACCGCTTTCCGCATTGTCAAACGACACAGTGGCTTTGTTGCCTTCCACTTGCAGGGTTTTGTATTGCGGGCTTTTGTAATTGCCGATTTTTTGACCGTAGGTTTCTGCCAATGCCCATCCGGCCAACCGATTGCCTACTTCTTTTTTGTACGCCGGGTGAATGTTGTTGAGGTCATCCACCAGATCTGTTACCACCACCATGCCTGATTTCGGAATGTCCATCGCGCGGGTTTGCATCTCGCGCACGGCGGGCGCTTTGAAATCGGTAGTGTCGCGGTAATTGAAAGGCGCGATCTGGACGTAATAAAACGGAAAATCTTTTTGCCACGCGCCACGCCACGTATCCACCATCAGGTGCATGAGCTGGTAATAGGTAGACGGATAATGACGGTTGGATTCGCCCTGGTACCACAACGCCCCCGCGATGGCAAACGGCGTAAGCGGAGCCACCATGCCGTTGTAAATGTAGCCCGCCTCTTTGGGCCAGCCTTTGCTCGGAATCATGGTTTCGGCCGAGGTACGGGTATTGGGAAAGAGATTGACCAAATGCTCGGGAATCCAGGATTCAATGTACGAACCGCCCCAGGCTACGTCAATCAAACCGATGGGCACACTCAGCGACTGATTGAGTTTTTTACCGAAAAAATACCCCACAGCACTGAACCGCTTCAACGTAACAGAATCGCAGACCGCCCAAGTGCCTTTTGCATCGGTTTGAGGTGTTTCGGCGGTGAGTTTGGGCATTTTGAAGAAACGAATGTTGGCATTATACGCCGTGGGCAGTTCCGCCTTGGCGTCTTTTACGCCGTGGTCAGCGCTCCATTCCATGTTGGATTGTCCGGCACACAACCACACTTCACCGATTTGGACGTTTTCCAACACGATTTTATTTCGTCCCTGAATGGTCAACGTAAACGGCCCGCCGCCTGCTTTGGGCGTAGCGATGCTGAGTTTCCAAACGGCATTTTCGTTGGTCACCACACTGACCGTTTCACTCTGCCAACTTCCCGAAAGCGTCACTTTCTCGCCCGGCTGCGCCCATCCCCACACCATGACGTTGGACTGTTGCTGCAGCACCATATTGCTGCTGAAAATGGCGGGTAAGTACACATCGGCAGTGGCGAAAAGGGGGGAAAGAAGGAGGAGAAGAAGGAAGTTTTTTTTCATTAGTATTGAGAAATAAAATATATTATTTAAAAGAAATCAGGGCTAAAGCCCGTTCGCCGTCCTGTTTTTCAAGCCCCACGCTAAAGCATGGGGTTCAAGGAGTTGTGTATTTTGGCCTTTTGGCCATTGTTGGTGTATTCGGCCGTTGTTGGTGTTTGTCCACCACTTTCAAACATGATACCTGAACCACACGAACCAAGCACCCTGCATACGGACTTACTCCACCATCTGCCGTTTAAAAAAGGCCCAGGCTTCGAGGTGTACATCAATATCGCGCGGGCTGTTATGCTCCCCGTTGATCACTTTCAGAAGGGTTACTTCGGGTTTTCCCGGCGCCTTGTACGTGTATTTTTCAATCGTGCGCCCATCGGTGGGGTCAGTGTCGGGCAGGGCTTCCATCTTGGGTGCACCTTTATACCCTGCCAGCTCATACCAATACCGGAAGGTACGGTCGGTAGAGCGCACAAAGCCCAGGCTGATGCCGTTTGTCAATACTTCGCCGCCGGCGTACGGATTGGTGCGATCGGCGGTACCATTGACGATCATGACCGGAATGGCCATTCGTTTTTCAGCGCAATCCATGTTGTTGGTATCCGGAAGATTGGCAATAAGAGCCGTGATGGCCCGGAATTTTTCGGGCATGGTCAGGGCCAGTTTATAGGCCATGTGCCCGCCACCGGAAGTGCCTACGGCAAATACCTTTTGGGGATCTGCCACAAACTTTTTCTCGAAGTAGGCGATCATTTGCTCAAAAAAGGCATTGTCGTTGATATCTTCCCGATTGGCAGCCGATTGCGCCGTTTTACGGCATTCGTTCCAGTAATTTTTATAGCCGTCGGGATAAACCATTAAAATGTTTTCGGCGGGGGCAATGGCTTCCAGCTTTTGGGCACCGTTGCGCATTCGACGACCGTTGCCTCCCGAACCGTGTAAAACAAACAGCAACGAGGCCTTCGGTTGAGCGGGCTTTAGAAAATGAAAGGTACGATAATGCCCTTCGATCAGGACCGAATCACTCACCAACTGACTGCTGGCGGCATGAGCAATGACGAAAAAAAGGAGAAAAAACAGCGTTTTTTGCATGGTAATGGGTTTATTTGAGGAGGATGACCTATTAATGAACGGATGCTTTCAATTCTTTTTTTACCGTATTCCAGGCCGTTTTACGCAGTTGTCCGGCAAAATCAGCCGGCACGGTTTCGGGCCTGAAGGTCAACCTGACCGGCGACTCCTGAAACAGGAATCCGTACCAAACTAACGCCCCCAAATAACATCCCGCCGGACCGGCATGGTGCGAATCAAAGTTCATTTTTTCTTTATTCAACGAATAACCAACGTGCAGTGAGTGAGTTTGGGAGGGCAACGTCGATTGGGGCGGGTTTTTAAAATCAAATTGTTTGTCTTTACGATAAGCCCATTTGGGGTCAGCACTTATTTGCCAAAAGGCATCGCCCGTTGGAATGACCGTTGTATGCAGCGCTGCGGCAACCGTGCGATACGCCGCCCGCGACTTTTCCCACATTTCCTTTTCACTCTTTGCCTCCCCTCCACCGGTCAACTGTCCAAAGTCCTCGGAATCGGAGCGATAAGCCCATGTTTGATGAAACACAATGCGGGCATTGGGCTGTAATTTATGTATGTATTCATACAGCTTTCCGGCATAGGGCTGGTAGGTGCTCAGATCGGTGGAAATCTTGGAGTATTGTTGAAGCGTAATAACATCCCACGTTCCTTCCGATAAAAGCATTTTCAGCGATTTGCCATTATAGGGCTTTCCTTTTTCATCTTTCGGATCTGCCTCGGCGGCAACGGCATGTTCCCAGTGGCGCTGCAAAGAGCAACCGCCTAATTCGGCACGGCCGATGATGAGTTCATGCCCGCCTTCTCTGCTCAATTCGGGCAGGTATTGGGTGGCATTTTGTGAAAAACTGTTACCGATCAAAAACAGCCGTAACGGCGGCTTTTGGGCGGATACACATTGAAGAATAAACAGGCAAAACAAAACCGGCACAAACCGACCCGCTTGCTTTGATATAGTGCGAATATGCATGATAAACTGACAATGAGACTGTTGAGACAACTAATTTTTAAATTAACTAATGGGCAGGTTTTGAAAAACCTGCCCATTAACTTCGCTCCTCACTTCTGGCTTATTATTTCACTTTCACGATTACCGTTGGGTCAAAAGGGTACATCCCGAATTTCTCGCCGTAAATGGCCAGTCCGCCATTGCCTTCTACCGCCAAACGAAGCACTAACTCGCCCGTTTGCTGCGCTTTCAGGATGGCATCGGCCGGTACATTTACTTCCAGCCGATAGCCGTAACTGCCCGCTTCGCGGAGTTTACGGTTTTGGGGCTGATAATGCCACGACAGTACTCCCCGGTGGTCGGCGGGATCATCGGGAAGGTTGAGCTTACCGGCCGAAACGCCGTTGAAACTGATGGCGACATCGCTCGAAAACTTGCTGTCGTCCGTCATAGGGTAGGAATTGGCGTTGAGGCTGTTATCAAACGTACCGCCGCCGAGCATGTAGTTGTCAGGGATTTTGACGTCACCGCTTTTGTCTTTGCCGTACAGTTGTTTTGCAGAAGCCTCCATGATAAACGACGCTCCGCTCACGTTGTCGGCTTTGAGGTCGGCCGGCCATTTGATTTTATATTCAAAATAGCCGCTGCCGGCACCGTTTACTTTCAGGCCCTCCAACACATTCCATTGTTTTAATGACCATTTGGCATCGGTAAATTGCTTAGGATCTACGGTCAGCAATCGGTTTTTTTGTCCGCCGCCCGTCACCATTTCCGACGATTGCGGCTTTTCTACAATGTACGTATTAAAATTACGGCTCAGCACATTTCCTTTGGAATCCTGCAAGGTCAGGGCCAGTACGGCTACTGATTTTTCAGCGGGCATAATAACGTAGACGGGTGCCATTGTCTGCTGCATCCAGGGCGTATAGGCAATTTTTTGGGTAAAACTCTGCCATTTTTTCTCCTGCCCGAAAGCATCCCAACCGTTAAGTTCCACTTTGAGCGTCAACTCATTTCCCACATCCGTGCGGCCTGTCATGGACGAAATCGTCAGCGGAACCTGCACTACTTCGGTGGGGCGCACACTTTTAGAGATGTTCTGCCCTGTTGTTACGTAAATATCGGCGTGCAGATCTTTGAGGCTCATGCCGGGCACAAACGCCTCTAAGCCCGTGTATTTGGGAGTACGGTCAAATTTGAAGTAACCATTCCACTCGTTGATCACATCGTGGTGCTCGGTATACAGCCAGCCCGCCACCAACGGGTATTGACGGAACGCATTGACCGCGCGGTGATAATCCCAGGTCCAGTCTACATCGCCCGAGCTGCCGTCGTAGCCCCATACATTACCGAACTCGGAGTTGATATTGGGTTGTTTGCCTACGGTATAGCCTTTTTCAAAATTAAAGGTCGAGCCTTCTGCGGTTTTGGACGTCAGGTTCTTCAGGTACTCATCCCATCCGTAGCCGGGCAGGTATTCGTGCCATGAGTTGATGTCGGTTTCGGTATGGCCTGCGCCGCAGCAAATGGAGTTATCTTCGATCAAACGGCTGGGGTCAAGGGCTTTGGCTTTGCGGTACATGCTCACTACCCACTGCTGGGTTTCGGGCAGGTACCTGTCGACTTTTTTACCGTTTTCTTCCACTTTAGTACGCAATCCCCAGGTCTCATTGAAGAGAATCCACGAAAAAATGGCGGGGTGGTTAAAATCACGTTTGATGAGTTGCGGCAACACCCTCTCTGATTCGGCCCGGGCTTCGGCGTTGGGCTGCCCCCAGAAGTTGGGCAGATCTGACATAACCAACAGCCCCATTTTATCGGCCCAATACAACTTGCGCGGTACGTCGATTTTGATGTGCGTCCGTATACCGTTGAGACCGATATCTTTGGCCAGTTTGATCTCATTCTTCATGAATTCGTCGGTGGGAAAAGTATAAAACCCTTCCGGATGGTACGACTGATCGAGCGCCAGCTGAAGATAAATCGGCTGATTGTTAAGGGCTACGTAAGGATAGTTTGTCCCGGGCAGGTTGACCACCGATATTTTGCGCATCCCGAAGTAGGTATTGACCCCGTCAGCCCCCCTCAATCCCCCCATTTGGAGGGAAGCTTTAGTCCCTTCTCCAAGGTGGAGAAGGGATTTAGGGATGAGGCCTGCCTGCACTTCATACAAATGCGGGTTGTCCAATGTCCAAAGCTTAGCATCCGGAACGGCAACGTCAAAACTCAATTGCGATTGCCCCTTACCGATCGTCTGAGTCGCCGGTGCCGATACACCGGCGATATTCAATGTCAACGCCAAGTCCTGTGAGGCAGGCTTAGGCAGGGTGGCCGTTACCTTGACCGTCCCTTTGTCGATATCGGGTGTAAAATGAAGAGTTTCCAGGTATTCATTGGCACGGGCTTCCAGGTAGATCGTTTGCCAGATACCTCGGGCGTTGCCGTAGCCCTGCTTGCCATACAACGCGTAATCGCGACGGGTATCATCCACCCGAATCACCAATTTCTGACCTGCGCCGGCCTTCAGGGCAGAGGCAGGGAGTTCAAATTCAAAAGGCACATAGCCTCCTTCAAAGGTCCCCAATTCTTTGCCGCCAAACCAGACGGTCGTCCGGTAATCACTCGCCCCGATGACCACAAAAACGCGCTGTCCTTTCCAGTCTTTCGGAACGGTAACGGTGCGTTGATACCAGGCAATATCCGCTTCATCTTTCACGCCCGACAGCGGCGCTCCCCACGGAAAGGGCACGTTGATGCTCAGGGGGAATTTTTGGGTGCCTTTGCCCCACCCCTGCTTCAAGCCGGCATCCTCTTTATCAAATCGAAACTCCCAGGCACCATTGAGATTGAGCCAGTTGGCCCGCTGCCAATCCGGGCGTGGGTGTTCGGGTAATGGAACCGGTGTTTGGGCAGGGAGCGCCCGCACCCATAAAAACAGAAAACAAAGACAGAGAGATAAACGGAGCATAGGAATAGGGATATAATGATAGGTTTTATTTAAAGCATTTTATCCGCTTAACCTAATGCTTTCCTTACATTTGCAGCCTTTCCTTCAACCCCTGAAAACCAAATGAAAAAATTCCTTACCTGGACGGGCATTACGCTCGTCGTATTGATCTCAGTTTATTTTATCGGACCCCGTCCCGACAAAGTGATGCTTTCTCCTGCCTTAACGACCGTGACCGATGATGTGATCCAACTCGAAAAAGACATTCGGGAAACCGAAGCGCAATTTGACCTCAAGCCCGACAACGAAGCGCGCATCGTTTGGGCCGATACGGCCAAAAAGCAGAAAACAAAGTACAGCATGGTCTACATCCACGGCTTTGGGGCAAGCTGGGCCGAAGGGGATCCCATCCATACGCAATTGGCCAAGAAATACGGCTGCAACCTGTATTTGGCCCGCCTGTATGATGCAGGAGTCAAAAGCCCCGATGCGTTTAAAAACCTTACCCCCGAAAATTTTCTGTCGGGTGCTAAGTACGCCATCGCCGTTGGCAAAGCGCTGGGCGACAGTGTCATCGTGATCGGCTGCTCGGCGGGCGGCCTGCTGGCCTCTTACATTGCCTCCGAACATCCTGAGATCAAAGCGTTGGTGCTGTATTCGCCCTGCTTCAAAGTCAACGGGCTGGAGATAGCCACGGGCCCGTGGGGGGCTCAGCTTTTAAAGCAGCTGGGCGGTACGCACCGCGATATTACGCACTACGCCCCCGACCGTGCCCGATACTGGCTGACCCGCTACCATACCAACGGGGTCATGACGCTGCAGCAGACGATGGATGCCGTCGTAAAACCGGAGACGTTTGCCAAGATAAAAATGCCCGTCTTTCTGGCGTATTATTACAAAGATGAAGAGAATCAGGACCAAGTAGTGTCAGTGCCCGAGATGCTGAAAGCGTTTGATCAACTGGGTACCTCCGCCGCTCAAAAACGTAAGGTGGCCCTTCCCAATGCGGGAGATCACGTGATCGCGTCGCATTTTACGTCCAAAGACTTGGACGGAGTCTTTCGTGAAACGGATACATTTCTGCGTGAAGTGGTTTTTAAATAGTAGTGAGGAGCGAATATCCGGTAGTGAGTAGTGAGATCAGTAACTCATTAAATATCAACGACTACTGGCCGTTAACTGCTTAAATAATCAAAAAAGCGGTTCCATCCAAGGTGTGGGAAACCGCTTTTTTGATTTACAGTATGCCGAAGTTTACGCCATTGGCGGTGTTTTCACCGCCAATCTGCTATTTAGACTTACAACATGCCGAAGTTGTTCAAATAATCCGTAATGGATTTCCGAATTACCTGATGGGCTTCTTCACGACCGTATACGTTGGCGATTTCACAGGTCATGGGCTCGCCGGGTAAGTTCTTGTAGGTCAGGAAGTAGTGCTGCAAACGATTCACAACGCTTTCCGGCAATTCGGTGATGTCTTTGTATTTGCTGTACAGCAAATCGTCTTTCAGTACCGCAATGATCTTATCATCCGCTTCTCCTTTATCGATCAGTCGCAGGCCGCCGATGGGAATGGCCTGACAGATAATATCACCGTGCGGAATGGTGCTTTCGCAAAGCACGCAGATATCCAGCGGGTCACCGTCTCCTTCTTTGATGTCATTGCGTCCCGATTGCTGACGGGCAAATTCCGCAATGGCATCGCCGCAATAGGTTTTGGGCACAAAACCGTACAGGGCAGGAACAATGTTTGAATATTTCTGCGGGCGATCGATCTTAAGATAGCCCGTCAATTTATCAATTTCGTATTTTACGGTATCGGTCGGTACAATTTCAATAAAGGTCGTAACGACTTCGGGAGCCTTTTCCCCGATGGGGATTCCGTGCCAGGGGTGGGATTTATAGACTGTTTTCATTTGTTTAGTTGAATCTTTAGACAAACATTGGAAAAATTTAGAGAAATACCGACTTTGCATAAGGAAAAATCCAAATGATTGGTGAAATAACCGCATTCATTATGCTCCAAAAAGATATTCTGCTCATCCTTTCCCTTCTTTTCTCGGTGTTCATGCTGGTGATGTTGGGGCAAAAGCTGCGCATCTCGTATCCCATCTTTTTGGTCATTGGCGGCTTGCTCATCAGTTTCATTCCGAGTATACCCGCATTCAGCATCAGCCCCGACCTGATCTTCCTCATTTTCCTGCCGCCCTTGCTGTACGAAGCCGCATGGTACACCTCCTGGAGCGACTTCTGGAAGTGGAAACGCCCCATTGCCCTGCTGGGCTTCGGGTTGGTCATTTTCACCTCCTGCATCATTGCCTTTGTGGCCAATTCCTTTATTCCGGGCTTTACGTTAGCCCTGGGTTTTCTGTTGGGCGGAATCATCTCCCCTCCGGATGCCGTAGCGGCTACGTCTATTTTGAAGAGTGTCAAAGTGCCCCGGCGTGCGCTGGTTGTTTTGCAGGGAGAAAGCCTGGTCAACGATGCCGCCAGCTTGATCGTGTTTCGGTTTGCATTGGCGGCCGTTATTTCCGGTACGTTTGTGTTGGAAAAAGCCGCCACGGATTTTTTTGCAGTGACCCTCATGGGCATTGTCGTGGGTCTGTTGGTAGCTCATTTCTTTTACCTGATACATCGCTGGCTGCCTACCAACGCCAGCATTGACACGGCCCTGACCTTCATGGGTCCGTATTTTATGTACATCGGGGCTGAGCATTTTCACTACTCGGGCGTGATGGCCGTCGTAAGCGGAGGATTGTTTTTGTCGTACCGCTCACACGAATTTTTTGGCTACCGGTCGCGTCTGCAATCCCAAAGCGTCTGGAAAACCGTCACCTTTGTATTAAACGGATTAGTGTTCATTCTCATTGGGTTACAACTCCCCGTGATCGTACACAGCTTGGGAAATTATTCCCTTTTTGAAGCCCTCAAATACGGTCTTTTTATCAGTACTGTAACGATTGCGATTCGGATTTTATGGATGTACCCGGCCACGTATTTACCGCGAATGTTCAGCAAACGCATCCGTGCCAACGAAGAAGACCCCGGATGGAAGGGCGTTTTTGTGGTCAGTTGGGCCGGAATGCGCGGCGTAGTTTCGCTGGCTTCCGCCCTGGCGATTCCCGTGACGCTGGCGGGCGGACAGGTCTTTCCGCAACGTAACTTAATTTTGTTTATCACCTTTGTGGTCATTCTGGTCACGCTGGTTTTTCAGGGGCTTACGTTACCGCTTATTTTACGATGGCTGAAGATCGAAGAGGCCGACAGTACCCTTCCCGACGAAGAACAGGAAGCCGGTGTTAAATTGCGATTATTGCAGGCGGCCCTGACCCGTTTGAATGACCTGTATACCAAGGAAACGACAGAAAATGAGTTGGTAGACAATTTAAAAAAGCAATTGGAAAACGATATTTCATTAACCTCCGAAAAATTGAATTCATTGGAATGTGACGAAGTGGACAAATCGGAAGTGGCCGTATTTAACCGAGTTGTGCACGACATTATTTCGGCCCGGCGTAAAGAACTGTTTTTGCTCCGCAAAGAAAAGATCTTTGACGAAGAGATATTGCGGCACGAGGAAGCGCAATTGGATCTGGACGAAGCGAAAATTATTTAAATAAAGCGTTAAATTGCCAAACGCATCACCGACAAAACCTATATTTCAACCCCCAAATAACTTTTTCATCAATTCTGAAAATCAATGAGCGAACTGAAAGTACCAACCATGACCGAACTGGCCGCCGCCGGCGAAACCCCCGAAGTACTTTTTTGGGTGGGCTGCGCAGGCTCCTTTGACGACCGTTATAAAAAAGTAACCATCGCTTTTGTCAAAATCCTTAACAAAGTAGGCGTAAAATTTGCGGTCCTCGGCACTGAAGAAGGATGCACCGGCGACCCCGCCCGCCGCGCCGGCAACGAGTTTCTGTTTCAGATGCAGGCCATGGCCAATATTCAGGTGCTGGATATGTACGGCATCAAAAAGATCGTAACGGCCTGTCCGCACTGTTTTAATACCCTCAAAAACGAATACCCTGCCCTGGGCGGCAGCTACGAGGTGATTCATCACTCCGAGTTTCTGCAACAGCTCATCAACGAAGGCAAAGTAAAAATAGAAGGCGGCGGCACGTTCAAAGGGCGTAAGATCACCTTCCATGATTCGTGCTATCTCGGCCGCGCCAACGGCGTGTATGAGGCTCCCCGGGCGGTATTGGAGGCCCTGGACGCCGATCTGGTGGAAATGAAACGCTCCAAGGCCAAAGGACTCTGCTGCGGTGCGGGCGGCTCACAGATGTTTAAAGAACCCGAAAAAGGCAAAAAAGACGTCAACATCGAGCGCATCGAAGAAGCCCTCGGTACGGGTGCCGATACCATTGCGGTAGGCTGTCCGTTTTGTATGGTGATGATGAGCGACGGCGTCAAAAACAAAGAAAAAGAAGACTCCGTCAAGGTATTCGATCTGGCGGAACTTGTAGCGCAGGCCGAAGGTTTATAAGGGTGTCACAAAAAAGTGATGAAATAGTCATGAGGTGGTCATTCTTTGGTCATGAAGCGGTTTTGTAAAATGATTCATAGAACTCTGTGGCAACCCATGACAATCTTTCACCACACATGACAATTCATGGCCAACCATGACTTACCAATCACTTATTCACCAATCACCATTTACCAATGTACATTCCTTTCGACCAAATAGATTTTGAAGCACGGGTTTGGATCTATCAGGCCAACCGTACGCTCACCAACGATGAAGTGGGTACGCTCACCGAAACCCTCAAAGCCGCGCTGGACGAGTGGGAAGCGCACGGTCAAAAGTTGACCGCCTCCGGCAAAGTGTTCTTTAACCGATTCATTGTGATTGCCGTCGATGAAAACAAAGCGTTGCCCAGCGGCTGCTCCATTGACAAATCCGTGCATTGGCTGCAGGAGATCGGGCCCCGTTTGGGCGTCGACTTTTTTGACCGCTCCCTGATGTACCTTGACGACAGGGACGAACTGCAAAGCATTCCGGTGTCAGGCATCAAAAGTGCCGTAGCTTCCGAAGAATTGTTTCCGGACACGACCGTGTTTGACAATACGGTCACGACCAAAGCCCAATGGATGAAACGCTGGAAGGCGCGGGCGGATGCCACTTGGCTTAAACGCTATTTTTCGGAGCAGCAAGCTTGACAGACATTACCAATCGGCTCTCTTAGATGCCATGCGCTTATGCATGGCATTTTTTGTTGGCCTTCAGACGGCACACTCAAAACGGGGAATAATCTCCCCATTTTTTTAGTGTGTCGATACCGTTAGTCTTATTGGAAGAAAGAGCAGTATGGTATCAGTAAGCCGTTTATCCAACATACCTTTTGGTTGGCATGGCTATTTAGGGTATTATTTTACCCTTAAAGGGTTAACCTCAATTTTATGAAAAGAATCATTCAGTGTACTTTTTTCTGTTTTTCCATTTTCCTCATCGACGGCTGTCGTAAACCCGAAAAAACGGAGGAATTGTTACTCGAAAAGTTGCGCGAGAAAAAGACCTACGCCGAAATCCTCAGCTACACCCATTCCATCGGGATTGATACGGCGTTGGCTGCCAAAAGAGGTCCGCTGGCCTTATTGGAAGAAATCAGTTACGGACATAAACCGCTTCATATTCGCTATACGGCCAAAGTACTGATGCCCGATTCGGCACGTATCCGTGAAGCGGCCTGGGCCTTGGTGGAAGGTAAAACTAAAAACATTGAAAAGGTGTTGGCCGAGCTGGAACCTTCCATTCCTGCCTATGTCCAACTGAAAAGCCACTACGTACGTTTTCGCGACAGCGGCCGGGCCGACAGTGCCGCCGTGGTGGCCGAATCCCTCAATGCCTACCGCTGGATGAACCGTCAGGCGCAGGGAGCGGAGCGGATGGTGCTGGTCAATACCCGAGGGGCGTATTTGAAAGGCTTTGATGCGGCAGGAAATCAAAAACTCAGTATGCGGGTGATCGTTGGAAAAAAGGACTCTCCGACGCCCAACATAGATACCTACGCGACCAACATCATTCTGTACCCATATTGGAACGTGCCGACCAATATTGCCCTGAAGGAAA
Above is a window of Runella slithyformis DSM 19594 DNA encoding:
- a CDS encoding L,D-transpeptidase family protein; the protein is MKRIIQCTFFCFSIFLIDGCRKPEKTEELLLEKLREKKTYAEILSYTHSIGIDTALAAKRGPLALLEEISYGHKPLHIRYTAKVLMPDSARIREAAWALVEGKTKNIEKVLAELEPSIPAYVQLKSHYVRFRDSGRADSAAVVAESLNAYRWMNRQAQGAERMVLVNTRGAYLKGFDAAGNQKLSMRVIVGKKDSPTPNIDTYATNIILYPYWNVPTNIALKEMLPKIKEDAEYLENNGMAVIDMKGDSVDAHSINWSEISEDNFPYRFRQDTGEDNSLGLLKVNIKNPLAIYLHDTNVRTLFVSDQRWRSHGCVRLQYPAQLANFLAGEHMLNDDFVNDTLTNQKPKSTKLKQKVPVFILYLGADINDAGQLVFFKDIYGRKSGVV